The following proteins are encoded in a genomic region of Mycobacterium sp. 155:
- a CDS encoding helix-turn-helix transcriptional regulator: MDNRAEVREFLTSRRAKLCPADVGLPDVGQRRVPGLRRGEVATLAGVSIEYYAKLERGQIAGASSSVLEAIAQALRLDDTERAHLFDLARTADGIPTSGRSRRRAAKPSVSRPSLHWALEAITDGIAFVRNPQQDLLATNALGRVFYSPLIGDGGRTPNLARFQFLDPAARDFYPDWDLFAHMCVSIMRAEAGRDPHDRGLQDLVGELSTQSETFRRLWGTHDVRTHGAGTKRFHHPEVGELTLAYEELAITAEPGHVLIVYPAEPGSPSAEKLRLLASLAAALT; encoded by the coding sequence GTGGACAACAGGGCCGAGGTGCGCGAGTTCCTGACCTCACGCCGAGCGAAACTCTGCCCCGCCGACGTCGGCCTGCCTGATGTCGGTCAGCGGCGGGTACCCGGGCTGCGTCGCGGTGAGGTCGCCACCCTGGCCGGGGTCAGCATCGAGTACTACGCCAAGCTCGAACGCGGCCAGATCGCCGGTGCGTCGTCCTCGGTCCTGGAGGCGATCGCCCAGGCGTTGCGGCTCGACGACACCGAGCGCGCCCACCTGTTCGACCTCGCCCGCACCGCCGACGGAATTCCCACCTCCGGCCGGTCACGGCGGCGGGCGGCGAAACCGAGCGTGTCCCGCCCCAGCCTGCACTGGGCGCTGGAAGCCATCACCGACGGCATCGCGTTCGTCCGCAACCCGCAGCAGGATCTGTTGGCCACCAACGCACTTGGCCGTGTCTTCTACTCGCCGCTGATCGGCGACGGGGGTCGTACCCCCAACCTGGCGCGGTTCCAGTTCCTCGACCCGGCGGCCCGGGACTTCTACCCGGATTGGGACCTATTCGCGCACATGTGCGTGTCGATCATGCGCGCCGAAGCCGGGCGCGATCCGCACGACCGCGGTCTGCAGGATCTCGTCGGCGAGCTGTCCACCCAGAGTGAGACGTTCCGCCGACTCTGGGGCACCCACGACGTCCGCACCCACGGCGCCGGAACGAAACGGTTCCACCACCCCGAAGTGGGCGAACTGACACTGGCCTACGAAGAGCTGGCTATTACCGCCGAACCCGGCCACGTGCTCATCGTCTACCCCGCCGAACCTGGGTCCCCCTCAGCGGAGAAGCTACGGCTACTGGCGTCGCTCGCAGCTGCGCTCACCTGA
- a CDS encoding carboxymuconolactone decarboxylase family protein — MAHEQSAGWTGGQRAFGDFAPGMVHYTDRVLFDEVWERPGLSKRDRSLITVAALTALGKMEQLQFHLGFARQNGVTDDELKEALLHLAFYSGWPNGMGATTVLKNIIENQT; from the coding sequence ATGGCCCACGAACAGAGCGCCGGATGGACTGGCGGGCAGCGCGCCTTCGGCGACTTCGCTCCCGGGATGGTGCACTACACCGACCGGGTGCTGTTCGACGAAGTGTGGGAGCGACCGGGCCTGTCCAAACGGGACCGCAGCCTGATCACGGTCGCTGCGCTGACCGCCCTGGGCAAGATGGAACAGCTGCAGTTCCACCTCGGTTTCGCCCGCCAGAACGGGGTCACCGACGACGAACTCAAGGAAGCCCTCCTGCACCTCGCGTTCTACTCCGGCTGGCCCAACGGCATGGGCGCCACCACGGTGCTCAAGAACATCATCGAGAACCAGACGTAA
- a CDS encoding aldo/keto reductase — translation MSILTETYTLSNGVSIPKLGLGTWLIDDDKAAQTVRDAIEIGYRNIDTAQAYGNERGVGEGVRTCGVPREELFVSTKLAAEIKDYDAAVAAIDESLEKLGLDYVDLMLIHSPQPWNDFRGGDYSDGNRQAWRALEAAHQAGRLRSIGVSNFLQADLDNIVEHGKVIPHVNQILVHAGNTPAELIAYCEAKNILVEAYSPIAHGEILKNEYLAAIAARYGVSVPQLCIRYTIQLGAVSLPKTANPDHMRTNAEIDFTITDEDMQTLRDLDERDYGQASVFPVYSGK, via the coding sequence ATGAGCATCCTGACCGAGACCTACACCCTGTCCAACGGCGTCTCGATCCCCAAGCTGGGGCTGGGCACCTGGCTCATCGACGATGACAAAGCAGCCCAGACGGTCCGCGACGCCATCGAGATCGGCTATCGCAACATCGACACCGCCCAGGCGTACGGCAATGAACGCGGCGTCGGCGAGGGCGTCCGCACTTGCGGTGTCCCACGCGAGGAACTCTTCGTCTCCACCAAGCTCGCCGCGGAGATCAAGGACTACGACGCGGCGGTCGCCGCGATTGACGAGTCACTGGAGAAGCTCGGGCTCGACTACGTCGACCTGATGCTCATTCACTCGCCGCAGCCGTGGAACGACTTCCGTGGCGGCGACTACTCAGACGGCAACCGCCAGGCGTGGCGGGCGCTGGAAGCGGCGCACCAGGCGGGCAGGCTCCGCTCGATCGGGGTATCGAATTTCCTGCAAGCCGACCTGGACAACATCGTCGAGCACGGCAAGGTGATCCCGCACGTGAATCAGATCCTCGTCCACGCCGGTAACACCCCCGCCGAGCTGATCGCCTACTGCGAGGCGAAGAACATCCTGGTCGAGGCGTACTCGCCCATCGCGCACGGGGAGATTCTGAAAAACGAATACCTCGCGGCGATCGCCGCGAGGTATGGCGTGAGCGTGCCGCAGCTCTGCATCCGGTACACGATCCAGCTCGGCGCCGTATCGCTGCCGAAGACCGCAAACCCTGACCACATGCGCACTAACGCCGAGATCGACTTCACGATCACCGACGAGGACATGCAAACCCTGCGGGACTTGGACGAGCGCGACTACGGGCAGGCCAGCGTCTTTCCTGTCTACAGCGGCAAATAG
- a CDS encoding antitoxin MazE-like protein: MAVRERVGEYRRRMRERGLRPLQVWVPDVRTQSFAAEAHRQASLVAKADERTDDQEFTEAISTPWDEE, encoded by the coding sequence ATGGCGGTGAGGGAAAGAGTCGGGGAGTACCGACGGCGGATGCGGGAGCGAGGCTTGCGGCCACTGCAGGTCTGGGTGCCTGACGTGCGCACTCAAAGTTTTGCGGCCGAGGCGCATCGTCAGGCTTCATTGGTCGCCAAAGCGGACGAAAGAACCGATGACCAGGAGTTCACTGAGGCCATATCGACGCCATGGGACGAGGAGTGA
- a CDS encoding type II toxin-antitoxin system PemK/MazF family toxin, with protein sequence MNRGEIWTVAGGVYATKPRPAVIIQDDLFDATSSVTVAPMSSTLLDAPLMRIRIAGGDDRLSGLDHDSDVMIDKLTTVKRSNVHARVGRLTAEQVVEVERAMMAFLGLAR encoded by the coding sequence GTGAACAGAGGCGAGATCTGGACCGTAGCGGGAGGCGTCTATGCGACCAAACCGCGTCCCGCGGTGATTATTCAGGATGACCTCTTTGACGCCACGAGTTCAGTAACTGTTGCTCCCATGTCCAGCACGCTGTTGGATGCGCCGTTGATGCGCATCCGGATAGCCGGCGGAGACGACCGGCTATCCGGACTTGACCACGACAGCGACGTGATGATCGATAAGCTCACAACCGTCAAAAGGTCGAACGTTCACGCCCGAGTCGGGCGGCTGACAGCGGAGCAAGTCGTCGAGGTCGAGCGAGCGATGATGGCATTCCTCGGCCTTGCGCGATAG
- a CDS encoding Arc family DNA-binding protein, giving the protein MATLTIRDFDEELKSALRVRAAQHGRSMESEVREILRTVLERPAGGPGMGTRIRQRFSETGGVNLDLPSRAERPRAAVFDE; this is encoded by the coding sequence GTGGCGACCTTGACGATTCGTGATTTCGATGAGGAGCTCAAATCTGCGCTGCGTGTCCGTGCTGCACAGCACGGACGCTCGATGGAGTCAGAGGTGCGGGAGATCTTGCGCACGGTATTGGAGCGTCCGGCAGGTGGTCCGGGGATGGGTACGCGGATTCGGCAGCGTTTCTCGGAGACTGGGGGTGTGAACCTTGATCTGCCTAGCCGCGCCGAACGCCCTCGAGCGGCGGTCTTTGACGAATGA
- a CDS encoding type II toxin-antitoxin system VapC family toxin produces the protein MIVLDTNVISELVRKAPDLGVVGWLDGLDASDVMLTAVTAAELLYGVARLPNGRCGRELRAKVDGLLTEEFGDRILPFDVLAATHYADIVASRERIGLQISMADGQIAAICRNWNAGLATRNISDFVDTGIELINPWDLGTP, from the coding sequence ATGATCGTCCTGGATACCAACGTCATCTCGGAGCTTGTTCGTAAAGCTCCAGACCTGGGCGTCGTTGGTTGGCTCGACGGCTTGGACGCGTCCGACGTAATGCTGACGGCGGTGACGGCGGCTGAGCTGTTGTATGGCGTCGCCCGATTGCCGAACGGCCGATGCGGACGGGAGCTACGTGCGAAAGTCGACGGACTGCTGACAGAGGAATTCGGCGACAGGATTCTGCCGTTCGACGTGCTGGCCGCAACCCACTACGCAGATATCGTCGCCAGTCGGGAGCGTATCGGGCTCCAGATCAGCATGGCCGACGGGCAGATCGCCGCAATTTGCCGCAACTGGAACGCGGGACTTGCGACCCGCAACATTAGCGACTTTGTCGACACCGGCATCGAACTGATCAATCCGTGGGACTTGGGCACACCGTAG
- a CDS encoding FAD-dependent monooxygenase — MQVVVIGAGPSGAVVSHTLASAGIDVVCLEQGDWLNPTDYAANHRIWELVARAH; from the coding sequence GTGCAGGTAGTGGTAATTGGTGCCGGGCCGTCCGGTGCAGTCGTGTCGCACACGCTGGCGTCAGCGGGCATCGACGTCGTGTGCCTGGAGCAGGGGGACTGGCTCAATCCCACCGACTATGCGGCCAATCACCGAATATGGGAGTTGGTCGCGCGGGCTCACTGA
- a CDS encoding FAD-binding protein, producing MTIMSRRRKSAPPAPHEYQQAWVNWSRQSAAVPAVTVHPRSEHEVAECVRYAIANGLAVRPVGASHSWSPLCATSAMLIDMTGISGIEAVDTVRKRAVIHAGTRISAAGPALWDHGLSLINQGDIDAQTMVGAISTGTHGSGVTMGNLSSTVRRVRLVDGRGDIVEIAEDQPDLLRAAQLSLGLLGVITSIEIEVTDAYYLEEELTYPTWNELVSDMPADLAGNHHYSLWWLPADESAALYNLAVPDDLPLADRSVRRRINKCPGPARDTSASRVDRNYVIHPGPFEGNYFEAEIFVDAGHALTAMTRIRDICRHHRPEEVFPVQPRWVKGDDAYLSPAYRADSVGISIAGSPRTDFDGHLSEVTAALDDMNPRMHWGKLHHLDAQLIRDRYPELPAFNDARRRLDPLGLFLNDYTRELFT from the coding sequence ATGACGATCATGTCCCGCAGGCGTAAGTCAGCTCCGCCGGCACCACACGAATACCAGCAGGCATGGGTCAATTGGTCGCGTCAATCCGCCGCCGTCCCGGCCGTCACCGTACATCCGCGTTCGGAACACGAGGTGGCCGAGTGCGTCCGATACGCGATCGCCAACGGGTTGGCGGTGCGCCCCGTTGGCGCTTCGCACTCATGGTCACCGCTGTGTGCGACGAGCGCGATGCTGATCGACATGACCGGCATCTCCGGCATCGAAGCGGTCGATACAGTGCGCAAGCGCGCGGTGATTCACGCTGGGACGCGGATCTCTGCCGCCGGGCCCGCCCTCTGGGATCACGGACTGTCGCTGATCAACCAGGGAGATATCGACGCTCAGACGATGGTCGGCGCGATCTCCACGGGAACTCACGGCTCGGGTGTGACGATGGGCAATCTGTCTTCGACGGTCCGTCGGGTTCGGCTTGTCGACGGACGGGGCGACATCGTGGAGATCGCCGAGGACCAGCCTGATCTGCTTCGAGCCGCTCAACTCTCCCTCGGCCTGCTCGGCGTCATCACCTCTATCGAGATCGAGGTCACTGACGCGTACTACCTCGAAGAAGAACTGACCTATCCGACCTGGAACGAGCTGGTGTCCGACATGCCCGCCGACCTTGCTGGCAACCACCACTACTCGTTGTGGTGGCTGCCGGCCGACGAGTCCGCGGCCTTGTACAACCTTGCGGTGCCCGACGACCTACCTCTCGCCGACCGCTCTGTCCGGCGGCGCATCAACAAATGTCCAGGGCCGGCTCGCGACACATCCGCGAGTCGGGTGGACCGCAACTACGTCATCCATCCCGGACCCTTTGAGGGCAACTATTTCGAAGCGGAGATCTTCGTCGACGCCGGGCACGCTCTCACTGCGATGACGCGCATCCGCGACATTTGCCGGCATCATCGACCGGAGGAGGTATTCCCTGTACAGCCGCGCTGGGTGAAGGGCGACGACGCCTACTTGTCGCCGGCCTACCGCGCCGATTCCGTCGGCATATCCATCGCTGGCAGTCCCCGCACCGACTTCGACGGCCATCTGAGCGAGGTCACCGCCGCCCTTGATGACATGAATCCCCGAATGCACTGGGGGAAGCTGCATCACCTCGATGCTCAACTGATTCGCGACCGGTACCCCGAGTTGCCGGCGTTCAATGATGCCCGCCGACGGTTGGACCCGCTCGGACTGTTCCTCAACGACTACACCCGCGAGCTGTTCACCTAG
- a CDS encoding MFS transporter translates to MTAIDQQHRHRTRSRAAVFSLFGGFGLVIATWAAHLPAIKAATGASASMVGLLLLMLGGGALLGMQLSGVLVDRVGSVPVALCGVTAMAVALIGPLAAHSWALAAIGAVALGTATGVAEVGINAVAVDVEREYRRSIMATFHAVYSVGNVCGAGIAVAGFALGTRTVTTAVFVSAIALILVGNAAVLLRHRPAHDIDTVDGERTDTSTERPAQRGRIVVLCMLAFILMLAEGAGMDWSSLHAQDHLQAGPADGALALGSFVSAMTVGRFSADHVVERIGAVSVVRWGSLAAIVGLTIVMTSPVLALTCVGWALLGLGLSGGMPLAVSAAGNLEGVSGKALSRVVGCGYLAVLAGPGVIGWLADHISLNGALLLPAIALTLCAFAAGAVTRK, encoded by the coding sequence ATGACGGCCATTGATCAGCAGCATCGGCACCGGACGCGTTCGCGGGCAGCCGTGTTCAGCTTGTTCGGCGGGTTTGGGCTGGTCATCGCGACGTGGGCGGCGCACCTGCCGGCGATCAAAGCCGCGACCGGTGCATCGGCGTCAATGGTCGGCTTACTCCTGTTGATGCTCGGCGGCGGCGCATTACTCGGCATGCAACTCAGCGGTGTCCTGGTGGACCGCGTCGGTTCGGTGCCGGTGGCTCTGTGTGGCGTGACAGCCATGGCCGTGGCCCTCATCGGACCGCTCGCCGCACACTCTTGGGCGCTCGCGGCGATAGGGGCGGTGGCACTCGGGACCGCGACCGGGGTCGCCGAAGTGGGCATAAACGCTGTGGCGGTAGACGTCGAACGCGAGTATCGGCGCTCCATCATGGCGACGTTTCACGCCGTTTACTCGGTGGGCAACGTCTGCGGAGCCGGAATCGCCGTGGCCGGCTTCGCACTCGGAACCCGCACTGTCACGACGGCCGTGTTCGTGTCGGCGATCGCGCTGATTCTCGTCGGTAACGCAGCGGTATTGCTGCGTCACCGTCCCGCGCACGACATCGACACGGTCGACGGTGAACGCACCGACACGAGCACCGAGCGGCCCGCGCAGCGTGGCCGGATCGTCGTCCTGTGCATGCTGGCCTTCATCCTGATGCTCGCGGAGGGCGCGGGTATGGATTGGAGCAGCCTGCACGCGCAGGACCACCTTCAGGCTGGGCCGGCGGACGGTGCGCTGGCGCTCGGATCTTTCGTCAGCGCCATGACCGTGGGGCGATTCTCCGCCGATCACGTCGTCGAGCGGATCGGGGCCGTGTCGGTAGTGCGGTGGGGCTCGCTGGCCGCCATCGTCGGCCTGACGATCGTGATGACGTCGCCAGTGCTGGCGTTGACGTGCGTGGGCTGGGCGCTTCTCGGACTCGGCCTGTCCGGCGGCATGCCGCTGGCCGTCAGTGCCGCCGGCAATCTCGAGGGCGTGTCGGGCAAAGCGCTGTCGCGGGTCGTGGGCTGTGGCTATCTCGCAGTCCTCGCCGGTCCGGGCGTGATCGGCTGGCTTGCCGACCATATCTCTCTCAACGGTGCCCTGCTGCTACCGGCGATTGCCTTGACGCTGTGTGCGTTCGCCGCCGGCGCGGTCACCCGCAAGTAG
- a CDS encoding mandelate racemase/muconate lactonizing enzyme family protein, whose product MKVVGADVFDYRLNYAHGEYVMSGGRAALFQVGTLVRLRTDEGLEGWGEITPLGSTYLPTSSDLVRAGLAEILPALIGLDPTNISAANRAMDAAVLGQGYAKSAIDIACWDLLGKSAGLPISALLGGVLQEDFPIYEAVPLGSPQSMADFITARRAAGINRFQLKVGNRPDDDVARTRACAEAGEGKTVIIADSNGGWNILDAQLAIRGMEDLPVYVEQPCRTTQDSIIAHRNSSVPLVLDESITNATELFEAKTVAGAMSVNIKISRVGGLTKAARMRDLMQDLNMMVSVEDMWGGDVITAAVSHIAASTRPESLLNISFFNDWTDGHVAGYAPRSSNGRGSAPSGPGLGIVVDTDKLGTPIFSIK is encoded by the coding sequence ATGAAGGTCGTCGGTGCCGACGTCTTTGACTACCGCCTGAACTACGCCCACGGCGAATACGTGATGTCCGGCGGCCGCGCGGCCTTGTTCCAGGTCGGCACCCTGGTCCGATTGCGCACCGATGAGGGGCTGGAGGGCTGGGGCGAGATCACTCCACTCGGCAGCACCTATCTCCCTACGTCATCAGACTTGGTGCGCGCCGGACTTGCCGAGATCTTGCCCGCTCTGATCGGCCTTGACCCGACGAACATCTCGGCGGCGAATCGGGCGATGGACGCGGCCGTCCTCGGCCAGGGATACGCCAAGAGTGCGATCGACATCGCGTGTTGGGATCTCCTGGGCAAGTCGGCCGGTCTGCCGATCTCGGCGCTGCTGGGCGGGGTGTTGCAGGAGGACTTCCCCATCTACGAAGCGGTGCCGCTGGGCAGCCCGCAGAGCATGGCCGATTTCATCACAGCTCGCCGCGCGGCCGGCATCAATCGATTTCAACTCAAGGTCGGCAACCGGCCCGACGACGACGTAGCCCGCACGCGTGCGTGTGCCGAGGCCGGCGAGGGCAAGACAGTCATCATCGCCGACTCCAACGGCGGCTGGAACATCCTCGACGCGCAGCTCGCGATCCGCGGCATGGAGGATCTTCCCGTCTACGTCGAACAGCCCTGTCGCACAACCCAGGACAGCATCATCGCCCACCGCAACAGCAGCGTTCCATTGGTGCTCGACGAATCCATCACCAACGCAACTGAGCTGTTCGAAGCCAAAACCGTCGCCGGCGCCATGTCGGTCAACATCAAGATCAGCCGCGTCGGCGGGCTGACCAAGGCCGCCCGGATGCGCGACCTGATGCAGGACCTGAACATGATGGTCTCGGTCGAGGACATGTGGGGTGGCGACGTGATCACCGCCGCTGTCAGCCACATCGCCGCATCGACTCGGCCGGAGAGCCTGCTCAACATCTCGTTCTTCAACGACTGGACCGACGGTCATGTCGCCGGGTACGCACCCCGCTCGAGTAACGGCCGCGGCTCGGCGCCGTCCGGACCCGGACTCGGCATCGTCGTCGACACGGACAAGCTCGGTACGCCGATTTTCTCCATCAAGTAG